One region of Priestia megaterium genomic DNA includes:
- a CDS encoding phosphatidate cytidylyltransferase, which yields MKQRIITAIVALAVFVPIVLIGGLPFTLIMYVIGTVGVIELLKMKHLKAMSFPSIISLLLTWVFLLPNGRDVAFQFLSEHKIEVALAAVLLLLMYTVVVKNKFTFDDVGFILLTTVYVGFGFHYFIEVRQEFGLAYLFFAFLIIWATDSGAYFIGRAMGKRKLWPEISPNKTIEGFVGGVVCAIIVAIVFKLLANIDQTMIELLVIGIIVSLFGQMGDLVQSAFKRHYGVKDSGKILPGHGGILDRFDSLMFIMPILAFLLSL from the coding sequence ATGAAACAGCGCATTATCACCGCGATTGTAGCACTTGCGGTATTTGTGCCGATTGTTTTAATTGGAGGGTTACCTTTTACCCTTATCATGTATGTGATCGGAACAGTTGGTGTAATTGAGCTTTTAAAAATGAAACATTTGAAAGCAATGTCTTTTCCAAGTATCATTAGTTTATTACTAACTTGGGTGTTTTTACTACCAAACGGAAGAGATGTTGCATTTCAATTCTTAAGTGAACATAAGATAGAAGTAGCGCTTGCTGCTGTCCTTCTTTTATTAATGTACACGGTTGTAGTTAAAAATAAATTTACCTTCGATGACGTTGGGTTTATTTTATTAACAACAGTATATGTTGGCTTTGGCTTTCATTATTTTATCGAGGTTCGTCAAGAGTTCGGGTTAGCTTATTTGTTCTTTGCTTTCCTTATTATTTGGGCGACGGATTCCGGAGCTTATTTTATTGGACGAGCAATGGGGAAACGAAAGCTATGGCCGGAAATCAGTCCCAATAAAACAATTGAAGGTTTTGTTGGTGGCGTCGTATGCGCTATTATAGTAGCCATTGTATTTAAGCTGTTAGCAAATATTGATCAAACTATGATCGAGCTACTTGTAATTGGTATTATCGTATCGTTATTTGGACAGATGGGTGATCTTGTACAATCAGCGTTCAAACGTCACTATGGCGTAAAAGATTCAGGAAAAATTTTACCGGGTCATGGTGGGATTTTAGACCGTTTTGACAGTTTAATGTTCATCATGCCAATTTTAGCTTTTTTATTATCTCTATAA
- a CDS encoding isoprenyl transferase, with product MLRKFQAWKKSQDLNTLSLSERKDQVKQHPVPEHIAIIMDGNGRWAQKRALPRMMGHHEGMKVVRHVTRLANELGVKVLTLYAFSTENWKRPKTEVEFLMKLPEEFLTTFLPELIEKNVQVRIMGDKSELPAHTIRAVDKAIEKTKHNTGMILNFALNYGSRHEIVGAIRSLAEDVEQGKVASSSISENLFSSYLMSKSLPDPDLLIRTSGELRLSNFMLWQLAYTEFWFTKVLWPDFKENHLIEAVEAFQKRGRRFGGV from the coding sequence ATGTTAAGAAAATTTCAAGCATGGAAGAAAAGTCAAGATTTAAATACACTGTCTTTGTCAGAACGAAAAGATCAAGTGAAACAGCACCCTGTTCCTGAACATATTGCAATTATTATGGATGGGAACGGTCGTTGGGCGCAAAAACGAGCTCTTCCTCGCATGATGGGCCATCATGAAGGAATGAAAGTAGTACGTCATGTGACCAGACTGGCCAATGAATTAGGTGTTAAAGTATTAACTTTATATGCATTTTCCACTGAAAATTGGAAGCGCCCCAAAACTGAAGTTGAGTTTTTAATGAAACTGCCAGAGGAATTTTTAACAACCTTTTTGCCTGAGCTAATTGAAAAAAATGTGCAAGTTCGTATTATGGGAGATAAAAGTGAGCTCCCTGCCCATACGATTCGAGCCGTGGATAAGGCAATTGAAAAAACAAAGCATAACACGGGGATGATTTTAAACTTCGCGCTTAATTACGGTAGCCGTCACGAAATTGTGGGCGCTATTCGGTCATTGGCAGAAGATGTAGAACAGGGAAAAGTGGCTTCCTCTTCTATTTCAGAAAATTTATTTTCTTCCTATTTAATGAGCAAAAGCCTTCCAGATCCGGATTTGCTTATTCGCACAAGTGGCGAGCTTCGCTTAAGTAACTTTATGCTTTGGCAGCTAGCGTACACAGAGTTTTGGTTTACAAAAGTATTATGGCCAGATTTTAAAGAAAATCATTTAATCGAAGCAGTCGAGGCGTTTCAAAAGCGCGGTCGCCGCTTTGGTGGTGTATAA
- the frr gene encoding ribosome recycling factor: protein MPKQVLQNAKERMEKAIQSFSRELASIRAGRASASLLDRVTVEYYGAPTPINQLAQVSVPEARMLVIQPYDKSQIGEVEKAILKSDLGLTPTSDGTIIRLSIPALTEERRRELVKMVKKYAEEAKVAVRNVRRDANDDFKKLEKKGEITEDDLRGYSDDIQKLTDDHIVKVDKVAKDKEEEIMAV, encoded by the coding sequence ATGCCAAAACAAGTGTTGCAAAACGCAAAAGAAAGAATGGAAAAAGCAATTCAATCATTTAGCCGCGAACTAGCATCAATTCGCGCTGGACGTGCAAGCGCGTCACTTCTTGACCGCGTAACGGTAGAATACTACGGTGCACCAACACCGATTAACCAATTGGCGCAAGTAAGCGTACCGGAAGCTCGTATGCTTGTTATTCAGCCTTATGACAAATCACAAATTGGTGAAGTTGAAAAAGCTATTTTAAAATCTGATTTAGGATTAACACCTACAAGCGATGGAACTATTATCCGTTTATCGATTCCTGCTTTAACGGAAGAGCGTCGTCGTGAGTTAGTGAAAATGGTTAAAAAATATGCTGAAGAAGCAAAAGTTGCGGTTCGTAACGTACGCCGTGATGCAAACGATGATTTCAAAAAGTTAGAGAAAAAAGGTGAAATTACTGAAGACGATCTACGCGGCTACAGTGATGACATTCAAAAACTAACAGATGACCATATCGTAAAAGTGGATAAAGTGGCAAAAGATAAAGAAGAAGAAATTATGGCAGTTTAA
- the pyrH gene encoding UMP kinase: MSQAKYNRIVLKLSGEALAGEDGFGINPSIIKSVAEQVKAVYELGVEIAVVVGGGNIWRGKIGSEMGMDRAAADYMGMLATVMNSLALQDSLENIGVQTRVQTSIEMRQVAEPYIRRKAVRHLEKKRVVIFAAGTGNPYFSTDTTAALRAAEIEADVILMAKNNVDGVYNADPKLVPDAVKYETLTYIDVLKDGLAVMDSTASSLCMDNDIPLIVFSITEEGNIKRAVTGENIGTIVKGK; this comes from the coding sequence ATGAGTCAAGCAAAATATAATCGTATCGTATTAAAGTTAAGTGGAGAAGCATTAGCTGGTGAAGATGGTTTTGGTATTAACCCATCCATCATCAAATCTGTTGCTGAACAAGTAAAAGCCGTTTATGAATTAGGTGTGGAAATTGCTGTAGTCGTTGGTGGTGGAAACATTTGGCGTGGTAAAATTGGTAGTGAAATGGGTATGGATCGTGCAGCTGCTGATTATATGGGAATGCTAGCAACAGTAATGAACTCGCTGGCTCTTCAAGATAGCTTAGAGAACATTGGTGTGCAAACACGAGTTCAGACTTCTATCGAGATGAGACAAGTAGCAGAGCCTTATATTAGAAGAAAAGCTGTTCGACATCTTGAGAAAAAACGCGTTGTTATTTTCGCTGCGGGTACAGGAAACCCTTATTTCTCTACAGATACAACAGCAGCTTTGCGTGCAGCTGAAATCGAAGCTGACGTTATCTTAATGGCTAAAAACAACGTAGATGGCGTTTATAATGCAGATCCTAAGCTTGTACCTGATGCTGTAAAATATGAAACATTAACATATATTGATGTTTTAAAAGATGGACTAGCTGTTATGGATTCTACAGCTTCTTCATTATGTATGGACAACGATATTCCGCTAATTGTTTTCTCAATTACGGAAGAAGGCAATATTAAACGTGCCGTTACAGGCGAAAACATTGGAACAATTGTAAAGGGGAAATAA
- the tsf gene encoding translation elongation factor Ts — MAITAQMVKELREKTGAGMMDCKKALTETNGDMEQAIDFLREKGIAKAAKKSDRIAAEGLTYIETQGNEAVILEVNSETDFVAKNEGFQKLTKELAAHILANKPADAAEAATQKMENGATVEEHINSAIATIGEKLSLRRFAVATKTDADAFGAYLHAGGRIGVLTVLSGTTEEAVAKDVAMHIAAINPKYISRDQVSAEETEREREVLTQQALNEGKPEKIVAKMVEGRLGKFFEDICLLDQTFVKNPDQKVRQFVESKGATVESFVRFEVGEGIEKRQDNFAEEVMNQVKK, encoded by the coding sequence ATGGCAATTACTGCTCAAATGGTAAAAGAACTACGTGAAAAAACAGGCGCTGGTATGATGGATTGTAAAAAAGCGTTAACTGAAACTAACGGTGATATGGAGCAAGCAATCGATTTCTTACGTGAAAAAGGTATTGCAAAAGCTGCTAAAAAATCAGACCGTATTGCTGCTGAAGGTCTAACTTACATCGAAACTCAAGGTAACGAAGCTGTTATCTTAGAAGTTAACTCTGAAACTGATTTCGTTGCGAAAAACGAAGGTTTCCAAAAATTAACAAAAGAATTAGCTGCTCACATCTTAGCTAACAAACCAGCTGACGCTGCTGAAGCTGCTACTCAAAAAATGGAAAACGGTGCAACTGTTGAAGAACACATCAACTCTGCAATCGCTACAATCGGAGAAAAATTATCTCTACGTCGTTTCGCTGTAGCAACAAAAACTGATGCTGATGCATTCGGTGCTTACCTACATGCTGGCGGACGTATCGGTGTGTTAACAGTATTATCTGGTACAACTGAAGAAGCTGTTGCAAAAGACGTTGCTATGCACATCGCTGCAATCAACCCTAAATACATCTCTCGTGACCAAGTTTCTGCTGAAGAAACTGAGCGTGAGCGCGAAGTATTGACTCAACAAGCATTAAACGAAGGCAAACCAGAAAAAATCGTTGCAAAAATGGTTGAAGGTCGCCTTGGCAAATTCTTCGAAGATATTTGCTTACTAGATCAAACATTTGTTAAAAATCCTGATCAAAAAGTACGTCAGTTCGTTGAGAGCAAAGGCGCTACTGTTGAAAGCTTCGTTCGTTTTGAAGTAGGAGAAGGTATTGAGAAACGTCAAGACAACTTCGCTGAAGAAGTAATGAACCAAGTTAAAAAGTAA
- the rpsB gene encoding 30S ribosomal protein S2, with protein MSVISMKQLLEAGVHFGHQTRRWNPKMKKYIFTERNGIYIIDLQKTVKKVEEAYKFVKELAADGGTVLFVGTKKQAQDSVKEEAARAGMYFVNQRWLGGTLTNFSTIQKRIKRLKDIEKMQEDGTFEVLPKKEVVQLKKELERLEKFLGGIKDMKQLPDALFIIDPRKERIAVAEAKKLHIPIVGIVDTNCDPDEIDYVIPANDDAIRAVKLLTSKVADAILEAKQGEETAVETETTTA; from the coding sequence ATGTCAGTAATTTCAATGAAACAATTACTAGAAGCTGGTGTACATTTCGGTCACCAAACTCGCCGTTGGAACCCAAAAATGAAGAAATATATCTTCACTGAGCGTAACGGCATCTACATTATCGATCTTCAAAAAACAGTTAAGAAAGTAGAAGAAGCGTACAAATTCGTTAAAGAATTAGCTGCAGACGGCGGTACTGTTTTATTCGTAGGTACGAAAAAACAAGCTCAAGATTCTGTTAAAGAAGAAGCAGCTCGCGCTGGTATGTACTTTGTTAACCAACGTTGGTTAGGTGGTACATTAACTAACTTCTCAACTATCCAAAAACGTATCAAACGTTTAAAAGATATCGAAAAAATGCAAGAAGACGGTACTTTCGAAGTACTACCTAAGAAAGAAGTAGTTCAACTTAAAAAAGAGTTAGAGCGTCTTGAAAAATTCTTAGGCGGCATTAAAGATATGAAACAACTTCCAGATGCATTATTCATCATTGACCCTCGTAAAGAGCGTATTGCAGTAGCGGAAGCTAAAAAATTACACATTCCAATCGTTGGTATCGTAGACACTAACTGTGATCCAGACGAAATTGATTATGTAATCCCTGCAAACGATGATGCAATTCGTGCTGTTAAACTTTTAACTTCTAAAGTTGCTGATGCTATTCTAGAAGCTAAACAAGGTGAAGAAACAGCAGTTGAAACTGAAACAACTACTGCTTAA
- a CDS encoding FliA/WhiG family RNA polymerase sigma factor, producing MKSIQEVEEHKIWQEWIETRDSHAGNMLVKKYMPLVNYHVQRISVGLPKNIHKEELRSLGLIGLYDALEKFDYGRDLKFDTYASFRIRGAIIDGLRKEDWLSRSAREKTKRIEQATEALEQRYLRRVAPSEVAKEVGMTEADVVHTMNEGFLANVLSMEEQPKEYEDGEQKYTIKDEKTLSPEEELINDERYQELAEVIEQLNEKEQLVVSLFYKEELTFTEIAQLLGLSTSRISQIHSKALFKMRTSLSKII from the coding sequence TTGAAAAGTATACAAGAAGTTGAAGAACATAAAATTTGGCAGGAATGGATAGAGACGAGAGACTCCCATGCGGGAAACATGCTTGTTAAAAAGTATATGCCGCTTGTTAACTATCACGTTCAGCGGATTAGTGTAGGGCTGCCGAAAAATATTCATAAAGAAGAGCTTCGTAGTTTAGGATTAATCGGCCTTTACGATGCTTTGGAAAAGTTTGATTACGGTAGAGACTTAAAGTTTGATACATATGCGTCTTTTCGAATTCGAGGGGCGATAATAGACGGGCTTCGTAAAGAAGATTGGTTATCAAGAAGCGCAAGGGAAAAGACGAAAAGAATTGAGCAAGCAACAGAAGCACTTGAACAAAGATACTTGCGCAGAGTTGCACCAAGTGAGGTTGCAAAAGAAGTAGGCATGACAGAAGCAGATGTTGTTCATACAATGAATGAAGGCTTCTTAGCTAACGTTTTGTCAATGGAAGAACAGCCAAAAGAGTATGAAGATGGAGAGCAAAAATACACGATTAAAGATGAAAAAACGCTCTCTCCTGAAGAGGAGCTAATTAACGACGAACGATATCAAGAGCTCGCTGAAGTTATCGAGCAGCTAAATGAAAAAGAGCAGCTTGTTGTTTCATTATTTTATAAAGAGGAGTTGACTTTCACAGAGATCGCGCAGCTGTTAGGGCTATCCACTTCACGCATTTCTCAAATTCATTCGAAAGCGCTGTTTAAAATGCGTACGAGTTTAAGCAAAATAATTTAA
- a CDS encoding chemotaxis protein CheD — protein MRDDKQVIKVGIAEMNVTHAPAVLRTAGLGSCVGVVVYDSVHSVAGLAHVMLPDSSGAKCPFNRAKYADTAIFDLINMLIKQGAHRRLLKAKIAGGAQMFQFEPRNDVMRIGLRNVQAVERELHRNSVEIAAKATGGHNGRTIEFDPQTAILKVRTINEGIKTI, from the coding sequence GTGAGAGATGATAAACAAGTGATTAAGGTAGGAATTGCCGAGATGAATGTTACACATGCACCCGCAGTGCTTCGAACAGCGGGATTAGGGTCATGTGTAGGAGTTGTCGTTTACGACTCTGTTCACTCAGTAGCTGGGCTCGCTCATGTAATGCTTCCCGATTCAAGCGGGGCTAAATGTCCTTTTAATAGAGCTAAATATGCAGATACAGCCATTTTTGATTTGATAAATATGTTGATTAAACAAGGTGCACATAGAAGATTATTAAAAGCAAAAATAGCAGGGGGCGCACAGATGTTTCAATTTGAACCAAGAAATGATGTGATGCGAATTGGCCTTCGAAATGTTCAAGCAGTGGAGAGAGAACTGCATAGAAACAGTGTAGAAATTGCAGCAAAAGCTACAGGAGGACACAACGGACGCACAATTGAATTTGATCCTCAAACGGCTATTTTAAAGGTTCGTACGATTAATGAAGGGATAAAAACGATATAA
- a CDS encoding chemotaxis protein CheW, with protein MKIIVFQLGDEEYGISVEEVQSIEKIQHITRVPGVKEYVKGVINLRGVITPIIDLRTRFNLQEQLNHELTRIIMVRLNDVEAGLIVDAANDVVDIDEKTIASVPETVEGTAVEYLNGVVKVDSRLIVLLNLPKVLSLEDHLQ; from the coding sequence ATGAAAATTATTGTGTTTCAATTGGGGGACGAGGAGTACGGAATTTCAGTAGAAGAAGTGCAATCGATTGAAAAGATTCAGCACATAACACGCGTTCCTGGAGTAAAAGAATATGTAAAAGGTGTTATTAATCTTCGCGGTGTTATTACACCGATTATTGATTTGCGCACTCGTTTTAACTTACAAGAACAGCTTAACCATGAGCTGACACGTATTATTATGGTTCGTCTTAATGATGTAGAAGCAGGTTTGATTGTGGATGCGGCAAATGATGTAGTAGACATTGATGAAAAAACGATTGCTTCAGTGCCTGAAACAGTTGAAGGAACAGCTGTAGAATACTTGAACGGAGTTGTTAAAGTAGATAGCCGTTTAATTGTTCTTCTAAATTTACCTAAAGTGCTCTCTTTAGAAGACCACCTCCAGTGA
- a CDS encoding chemotaxis protein CheA, giving the protein MDMNQYLEVFIEESKEHLQNVNDQLMRFEKNTDDLGYVNEIFRSAHTLKGMSATMGFDDLAQLTHKMENVLDAVRNHQIDAHTEVLDALFESVDALEIMVQSISEGGDGQLDVKLLVQKLQRIVAEEPAAEHAASSIEYDEFVQTLLSQTAGQGFNAFEITVQLERTCLLKAARAYMVFDVLEQAGDVIKSAPTVQDIEQEKFESSFIVILVTSESQEKLKASIMEVSEVESVKIAAVPIKKETKMQELVSQEEAAAIQEVTVSAPSKSPVEEKRQLSNNKTIRVNIDRLDSLMNLFEELVIDRGRLEQISKELNNSELDETVERMSRISGDLQTIILNMRMVPVETVFNRFPRMVRQLSKDLGKQIELQIVGADTELDRTVIDEIGDPLVHLLRNAVDHGIEMPQARLKNGKNEKGTIRLKAYHSGNHVFIDLEDDGAGINREKVLQKALDRGIIDGKTAETLTDKQVYELIFASGFSTAEQISDVSGRGVGLDVVKNTIESLGGSVTIDSNEGYGSRFSIQLPLTLSIISALLVQMSEERYALPLSSIIETAIVQPKEVMHVHGQKVIDFRGAIIPLIDLKELFTVPNSVQRDHYSVVIVKKGEKTAGLIVDSFIGQQEIVLKSLGHYLPGVFAISGATILGDGQVALIIDCNALIK; this is encoded by the coding sequence ATGGATATGAATCAATATCTAGAAGTGTTTATTGAAGAAAGCAAGGAACATCTTCAAAACGTTAACGACCAGCTAATGCGTTTTGAAAAAAATACCGATGATCTTGGTTATGTAAATGAAATTTTTCGGTCTGCTCATACGTTAAAAGGTATGTCTGCAACAATGGGATTTGATGATTTAGCACAATTAACTCACAAAATGGAAAACGTGCTAGATGCCGTTCGAAATCATCAAATCGACGCTCACACGGAAGTTCTTGATGCTTTGTTTGAATCAGTCGATGCGCTAGAAATAATGGTTCAATCTATTTCTGAAGGCGGCGATGGTCAGCTTGATGTCAAATTGCTTGTTCAAAAGCTGCAGCGTATTGTAGCAGAGGAACCCGCAGCAGAGCATGCGGCTTCTTCTATTGAGTATGATGAGTTCGTACAAACGCTGCTCAGTCAAACAGCAGGGCAAGGATTTAATGCGTTTGAAATAACCGTACAGCTCGAACGCACCTGTCTGTTAAAAGCTGCGCGTGCATATATGGTATTTGATGTGTTAGAGCAAGCGGGAGACGTCATTAAGTCAGCGCCAACTGTTCAAGATATCGAACAAGAAAAATTTGAATCATCTTTTATCGTTATATTAGTAACAAGCGAATCGCAAGAAAAGCTGAAGGCGAGCATTATGGAGGTCTCTGAAGTAGAAAGCGTGAAAATTGCTGCGGTCCCCATAAAAAAGGAGACAAAAATGCAGGAGCTTGTTTCACAAGAAGAAGCAGCAGCTATACAGGAAGTTACTGTGTCAGCACCTTCTAAATCGCCTGTTGAAGAGAAAAGACAGCTCTCAAATAACAAGACGATTCGAGTCAATATTGACCGTTTGGACAGTCTCATGAACTTGTTTGAAGAACTAGTTATTGATAGAGGCAGGTTAGAACAAATATCAAAAGAATTGAATAATAGCGAATTAGACGAAACGGTAGAGCGGATGTCCCGTATTTCTGGAGATTTGCAAACGATTATTTTAAATATGCGTATGGTGCCTGTAGAAACCGTTTTTAATCGGTTTCCCCGTATGGTGAGACAGCTTTCAAAAGATTTAGGGAAACAAATTGAACTTCAAATTGTCGGAGCTGATACAGAGTTGGACCGGACCGTCATTGATGAAATTGGAGATCCGCTTGTTCACTTATTAAGAAATGCCGTTGACCACGGAATTGAAATGCCTCAAGCACGCTTAAAGAACGGAAAGAATGAAAAGGGAACGATTCGCCTTAAAGCTTATCATAGCGGAAATCATGTCTTTATTGATTTAGAAGATGACGGGGCGGGCATCAATCGTGAAAAGGTACTGCAAAAAGCGTTAGATCGAGGAATTATCGATGGGAAAACTGCTGAAACGCTGACGGATAAACAAGTGTACGAGCTCATTTTCGCTTCGGGCTTTTCGACGGCTGAACAAATTTCAGATGTTTCCGGACGAGGAGTAGGTCTAGATGTCGTGAAAAACACGATTGAATCGCTAGGGGGTTCTGTAACGATCGATTCTAACGAAGGATACGGTTCGCGTTTTTCTATTCAACTGCCGCTCACTCTGTCTATCATTTCTGCTTTACTCGTGCAAATGAGTGAAGAGCGCTATGCCTTGCCGCTTTCTTCGATTATTGAAACAGCTATTGTTCAGCCGAAAGAGGTCATGCATGTACATGGTCAAAAGGTTATTGACTTTCGAGGAGCCATTATTCCTCTTATTGATTTAAAAGAACTATTTACTGTGCCTAACTCGGTACAAAGAGATCATTATTCCGTCGTTATTGTGAAAAAAGGAGAAAAGACCGCCGGGCTAATTGTTGATTCTTTTATCGGTCAGCAGGAAATCGTTTTAAAATCTTTAGGTCATTATCTGCCGGGTGTATTTGCTATTTCAGGAGCCACGATTTTAGGCGATGGACAAGTAGCACTTATCATTGATTGCAACGCTTTGATCAAATAA
- a CDS encoding protein-glutamate methylesterase/protein-glutamine glutaminase: MNEIKVLIVDDSAFMRKLIGDFLACDRRFHVVGTARNGEEGLKKALELSPDIVTLDIEMPKMNGLDMLKQLMRVKPLPVVMLSSTTIEGAENTLTAMQYGAVDFVAKPSGAISLDLHKVKDELISKLLLASKANISSSSHQHVQNRSVYNLPMGTKVNKMICIGTSTGGPRALQEVLSTVSKDIHAPIFIVQHMPPNFTKSLAVRLDQLADIEVKEAQDNEIVRSGCAYIAPGGFHMTVVEKEGQLSICLDTSSPVKGHRPSVDRLFQSISKISGYQKLAIVLTGMGADGTEGIIDLKKNKDALILAESKETAVIYGMPKSAVSTKLVDYIEPLRNVGSFISRYAQK; this comes from the coding sequence GTGAATGAAATAAAGGTGCTTATTGTAGATGATTCTGCATTTATGCGAAAGCTAATCGGCGATTTTTTAGCATGTGACAGGCGTTTTCACGTTGTGGGTACCGCACGTAACGGTGAAGAAGGGTTGAAAAAAGCGCTCGAGCTGTCGCCAGACATTGTGACACTTGATATCGAAATGCCTAAAATGAATGGCTTAGATATGTTAAAGCAGCTTATGCGTGTGAAGCCCCTTCCTGTTGTCATGTTATCGAGTACAACAATAGAAGGTGCTGAAAATACGCTGACCGCTATGCAGTACGGCGCAGTTGATTTTGTTGCTAAACCTTCGGGAGCTATTTCGCTGGACTTACATAAAGTGAAAGATGAGCTTATCTCTAAACTATTGCTTGCTAGTAAAGCCAACATATCTTCAAGCAGTCATCAGCACGTGCAAAACAGAAGTGTATATAACCTCCCGATGGGGACGAAAGTGAACAAAATGATTTGTATTGGCACTTCTACTGGAGGACCGCGTGCGCTGCAAGAAGTATTATCAACTGTTTCAAAAGACATACACGCACCTATTTTTATTGTGCAGCATATGCCTCCAAATTTCACAAAATCATTAGCGGTTAGACTAGATCAGCTAGCTGATATTGAAGTGAAAGAAGCACAAGACAATGAAATCGTGCGCTCAGGATGTGCGTACATTGCGCCTGGAGGTTTTCATATGACGGTTGTAGAGAAAGAAGGACAGCTCAGCATTTGTTTAGACACTTCTTCACCTGTAAAGGGACATCGCCCCTCAGTGGATCGTTTGTTTCAGTCGATTAGTAAAATTTCAGGTTATCAAAAACTTGCTATTGTGTTGACGGGAATGGGGGCGGATGGAACGGAAGGCATTATTGATTTAAAGAAAAATAAAGACGCGCTTATATTGGCTGAATCTAAAGAAACAGCTGTCATTTATGGGATGCCCAAATCAGCTGTTTCTACAAAGCTTGTTGATTATATTGAACCGCTGCGAAACGTTGGAAGCTTTATTTCTCGCTACGCACAGAAATAG
- a CDS encoding MinD/ParA family protein, whose amino-acid sequence MNDQAAVLREKVLKKHQNSLRNCKTIAVLSGKGGVGKSNLSLNLSLALTKQKQRVLLFDMDIGMGNIDILIGQTASYTMVDLLEKKLSIQQIIKKGPEDLAYVAGGTGISSVFEWSPSDLAHLIQELSSLTNQYDYMIFDMGAGMSESVLKFLKAVDEMIVVTTPEPTSITDAYAAIKLAASYSVSAPVRLIINKTLSDKEGNETYERFNRAVQQFLNISISLLGIVPNDQAVQKAVNRQMPFLLQNPTSKASVSLIEMVNILIPQDNRITAKNEGMFIRRLKRFFLER is encoded by the coding sequence ATGAATGATCAAGCAGCAGTTTTAAGAGAAAAAGTGTTAAAGAAACATCAAAACTCTTTAAGGAATTGTAAAACGATAGCCGTGTTAAGCGGAAAAGGAGGAGTTGGAAAGTCGAATCTATCATTAAACTTATCTCTTGCGCTAACGAAGCAAAAGCAAAGAGTTCTTCTTTTTGACATGGATATAGGGATGGGAAATATTGATATTTTGATTGGACAAACTGCTTCCTATACGATGGTTGATTTGCTAGAAAAAAAGCTTTCCATCCAGCAAATTATTAAAAAAGGTCCTGAAGATTTAGCTTATGTGGCTGGTGGAACGGGAATTTCCTCTGTATTTGAATGGTCTCCATCGGACCTTGCTCATTTAATACAAGAATTGAGTTCTTTGACAAATCAATACGATTACATGATTTTTGATATGGGAGCGGGCATGTCAGAGAGTGTGCTTAAGTTTTTAAAAGCTGTAGATGAAATGATCGTGGTCACAACACCCGAACCTACATCTATCACAGATGCTTACGCTGCTATTAAGCTAGCAGCTTCCTATTCTGTATCAGCACCGGTTCGTCTTATTATTAACAAAACGCTTTCTGACAAAGAAGGAAATGAGACGTATGAACGATTTAACCGAGCTGTTCAGCAGTTTTTGAACATATCTATTTCTCTATTAGGTATTGTGCCAAACGATCAAGCTGTCCAGAAAGCGGTCAATCGCCAAATGCCTTTTTTGCTTCAAAACCCAACATCTAAAGCAAGTGTATCACTAATAGAAATGGTGAATATTCTTATTCCTCAAGACAATAGGATAACGGCTAAAAACGAGGGAATGTTTATTCGGCGCCTCAAACGATTTTTTCTTGAAAGGTAG